The Caenorhabditis elegans chromosome I genome includes the window ATAAAGTCATGAAGACTCTTCAACAAGAATATGATCAACTTCGTAACATCctatcaaaatatcaaaagccGCTGAAAAAAGTTGGCGGACCATTTGGAGGTGTTAAAGGTGGATCATTCGAAGGATTGCCACAAAGGCCAGCCAATGGATTTTCGTTCGAAACTGAGAAAGTTCAATTGGATGTTCTATCTGATTCGGAGGAATCTGATGAACAGCAAACTATAATTGCGACTATCGCGAAAACATCCAGTATTTTGTACGAAGAGTTCatgaaattaattgaatttaaattctaacttttttttgtaattttattttaactttctTGTAAAGCGTCttgtttgttttaattaatttggAATACGATTCCAGAATAAATGTGATTTAAAGTAAACATTTGTTGTAAATTAGGATACATTAAGGTGGCCAAAGAATTCGCTTTTGTGAATGGTCCTTTCTTGAAATAGTGACACTACGTGCTGAATCGCTGCCATTTCAAGAAAGTGCAGCCGACGGCGGTCCAGGTCTACGATGGAGCATTTTTTATATCGTGGCAGACCTTCAAGTTGGCgagttttgcacattttttattttatttttcaaaaccggAACATCCATAATTTGCTTTGAAGAACGCCTAACTTTTTGCAttccaaccaaaaaaactagggttactttcaaaaattgaatgtatcgaaatttttatttatcagttaCGAATTATTGTGAAGAGCAGAATGCCACGCAAATGAGCTCTCTGAATGGACTCAAGAATGTCCAAAATGTGTTGTAGGTGAAACGAACTGGGAGATTGATCAATGTATAGCAAGGATCGTCAATATTTCCAGGGAACTTGGAGCAGGTGTtctgaaatagttttgaaagaaatagTAAAATTCAACTAGTACTCTAAGTCGGAGTACCTTCAGTGAAGAAATTGCTAAAAACCTTTCCTATAGCGCCCAAATtcccaaatttaaaattgaaacttttcaaaaaataaatttaaatattttaaatattaacaAGAAGGAAAAATTTAGTGaatattcagtttttgccactaataattttgaaagtcgaccaaaaaatcaaaattgctataaatctctcaaaaactttgattataaatttttcgaaactctAAGAACAATTTGACACACACACATTTACAAAGACTTCGCCGGAACTTGTATCACCGGAGACAAAATATCTCAAACCTTCGTGAACTCGACtagttttttctcgtttttcaaaaattttttatgtgcTGTGTTATGTTGTATGGGCCGTTTGGAGACATTTAAAGCAGATACCTTACGTacaagttgtttttttaaatctaaaaacacAACTCACCTTGATAACCAAATCCGAGAGTACGAAAAATGAGTCCGCATTTTCAGGGAGCCACATGTCAACGTAGACATTACACTGTGAGCATGCCGTTTCCCAAAAGTTTTCGGCTACATAACCCTGGATTATTGTACCAAGAATTAAAcagaaaatgacaattttcatGGTTACAGGGAACGGAGAGATCTGTGTTCTGTTAAACAACAGTGAATAATGGGAAAAGAgattttgttggatttttgataaatatggTAATTTCATGAATATTCAATCACTTTCCTCTTTGCACGAAATCTGTGGAATTACtattacttttttcaagagatttttggagagattttttaaatattatggATAAGTTTCTGGACCTACAAGTTcgtaataataaaaaaaaatttagaatccgaatctatgaaaattccaccaaaattaaaaattatttttttgcaaaaatgtgcagtCATATGtatgtgaaaaatgaattggaaacaaaaacCCATCTAGCGCGCGGCTAAAATACAACTTGTAGGTcttgtaaagaaaaaaaacttgtaaatcagcatagtcaaaaatacaaGAATATGCCTATCAAATTATAATAgtttgtacggaagtattttttaaaaacttgataaaaatatataaaagctgattttttaaaaaattcaaaagtatgggaaaatcatatggaatcattcttttttatctcaaaaaactgttcagcatagtcaaaaacacCAGCAAATACCAAACAGAGTATATTAGCTtttacggaagtattttttagaaaattgataaaaatatataaaagctgattttttcaaaaattcaaaagtatgggaaaatcatatggagtcattcttttttatcttaaaaaactgttcggcatagtcaaaaataccagcaAATACCAAACAGAGTATATTAGCTtttacggaagtattttttagaaaattgataaaaatatataaaagctgattttttcaaaaattcaaaagtatgggaaaatcatatggagtcattcttttttatcttaaaaaactgttcggcatagtcaaaaataccagcaAATACCAAACAGAGTATATTAGCTtttacggaagtattttttagaaaattgataaaaatatataaaagctgattttttcaaaaattcaaaagtatgggaaaatcatatggagtcattcttttttatcttaaaaaactgttcggcatagtcaaaaataccagcaAATACCAAACAGAGTATATTAGCTtttacggaagtattttttagaaaattgataaaaatatataaaagctgattttttcaaaaattcaaaagtatgggaaaatcatatggagtcattcttttttatctcaaaaaactgttcagcatagtcaagaATACCAGCAAATACCAAACAGAGTatattagcttgtacggaagtattttttagaaaattgataaaaatatataaaagctgattttttcaaaaattcaaaagtatgggaaaatcatatggaatcattcttttttatcttaaaaaacTGTTCGGCATAGTCAAAAACACCAGCAAATACCAAACAGAGTATATTAGCTtttacggaagtattttttagaaaattgataaaaatatataaaagctgattttttcaaaaattcaaaagtatgggaaaatcatatggagtcattcttttttatcttaaaaaactgttcggcatagtcaaaaataccagcaAATACCAAACAGAGTATATTAGCTtttacggaagtattttttagaaaattgataaaaatatataaaagctgattttttcaaaaattcaaaagtatgggaaaatcatatggagtcattcttttttatctcaaaaaactgttcagcatagtcaagaATACCAGAATATGCCTATCAAATTATAATAgtttgtacggaagtattttttaaaaaattgataaaaatctataaaagctgattttttcaaaaattcaaaagtatgggaaaatcatatggagtcattcttttttatctcaaaaaactgttcagcatagtcaagaATACCAGAATATGCCTATCAAATTATAATAgtttgtacggaagtattttttaaaaaattgataaaaatatataaaagctgattttttcaaaaattcaaaagtatgggaaaatcatatggagtcattcttttttatctcaaaaaactgttcagcatagtcaaaaacacCAGCAAATACCAAACAGAGTatattagcttgtacggaagtattttttagaaaattgataaaaatatataaaagctgattttttcaaaaattcaaaagtatgggaaaaccatatggagtcattcttttttatctcaaaaaactgttcagcatagtcaagaATACCAGAATATGCCTATCAAATTATAATAgtttgtacggaagtattttttaaaaaattgataaaaatatataaaagctgattttttcaaaaattcaaaagtatgggaaaatcatatggagtcattcttttttatctcaaaaaactgttcagcatagtcaagaATACCAGCAAATACCAAACAGAGTatattagcttgtacggaagtattttttagaaaattgataaaaatatataaaagctgattttttcaaaaattcaaaagtatgggaaaatcatatggagtcattcttttttatctcaaaaaactgttcagcatagtcaagaATACCAGCAAATACCAAACAGAGTatattagcttgtacggaagtattttttagaaaattgataaaaatatataaaagctgattttttcaaaaattcaaaagtatgggaaaatcatatggagtcattcttttttatctcaaaaaactgttcagcatagtcaagaATACCAGCAAATACCAAACAGAGTatattagcttgtacggaagtattttttagaaaattgataaaaatatataaaagctgattttttcaaaaattcaaaagtatgggaaaatcatatggagtcattcttttttatctcaaaaaactgttcagcatagtcaagaATACCAGAATATGCCTATCAAATTATAATAgtttgtacggaagtattttttaaaaaattgataaaaatatataaaagctgattttttaaaaaattcaaaagtatgggaaaatcatatggaatcattcttttttatctcaaaaaactgttcagcatagtcaaaaacacCAGCAAATACCAAACAGAGTatattagcttgtacggaagtattttttagaaaattgataaaaatatataaaagctgattttttcaaaaattcaaaagtatgggaaaaccatatggagtcattcttttttatctcaaaaaactgttcagcatagtcaagaataccagaatatgcctatcaaattaaaatagtttgtacggaagtattttttaaaaaattgataaaaatatataaaagctgattttttaaaaaattcaaaagtatgggaaaatcatatggaatcattcttttttatctcaaaaaactgttcagcatagtcaaaaacacCAGCAAATACCAAACAGAGTatattagcttgtacggaagtattttttagaaaattgataaaaatatataaaagctgattttttcaaaaattcaaaagtatgggaaaatcatatggaatcattcttttttatcttaaaaaacTGTTCGGCATAGTCAAAAACACCAGCAAATACCAAACAGAGTatattagcttgtacggaagtattttttagaaaattgataaaaatatataaaagctgattttttcaaaaattcaaaagtatgggaaaatcatatggaatcattcttttttatcttaaaaaactgttcggcatagtcaaaaataccagcaAATACCAAACAGAGTatattagcttgtacggaagtattttttagaaaattgataaaaatatataaaagctgattttttcaaaaattcaaaagtatgggaaaatcatatggagtcattcttttttatctcaaaaaactgttcagcatagtcaagaATACCAGCAAATACCAAACAGAGTatattagcttgtacggaagtattttttagaaaattgataaaaatatataaaagctgattttttcaaaaattcaaaagtatgggaaaaccatatggagtcattcttttttatctcaaaaaactgttcagcatagtcaagaATACCAGAATATGCCTATCAAATTATAATAgtttgtacggaagtattttttaaaaaattgataaaaatatataaaagctgattttttcaaaaattcaaaagtatgggaaaatcatatggagtcattcttttttatctcaaaaaactgttcagcatagtcaaaaatacaaaaaagaatgactccttATGATTTTCCaggacttttgaatttttgaaaaaatcagcttttataaatttttataaattttttaaaaaatacttccgtactagctattatactttgattagcatattctggtatttttgactatgctgaacagttttatgaaataaaaaagagtagCTGATGGTGGAACGAGTTGAGCAGTTTCTGGAACCAGGACAGGCTGTTGAACATCTGGAACTGTTGGAGCTGGAGCCGGAACTTCTGGCTGTTGCTCGATTTGAGCTGGTGTTGCAGCAGGAGCCGGAACAGTTGGTTGTTGCTCATCAGCGTTGGGATGAACTtcttttcttagtttttgtCCTAGTAGAACGAGTGCTTCTAGTACTTCATGTGCTTTTTGGAGCatcattttcattattttgcaAGTAAAAATCGgttaaattttcctttttaatccttgaatttttattcaggAAATGGTTGTCATGGAAACAGATAAGCTTATATATTCATCACattaaattcaacttttaaatagaaaataatgCTTTTTATAGGTATTCATAGTCTACTTTTTCGCGAGAACTGGAGCAAAGTTGGTGGTGggttttactttttcttaattcagaaaaaaaaattttcaggtgtcGAATATGagggaaatctgaaaataaaagtggAAGTTGTTGGAAACAAAGCgaaattatcggaaaatggtgaatttttgtataaatttttaaatactttgtataataaaatgtgaatttttggtACCGATGATTCAGATTCCGGGCAGATGAATTTTTAGCAGCTTCAGTATTgggtttttgagatttgagaTGTTTCTGCCTTCTTCCTATATtatactgtaggagtactgtatgtgATAAACggtagggtactgtaggtggtAAACGGTAGgtgtactgtaattttttgttcaaaaactttttttttccctcTCATAACTTTGCCGTCGTTTGAGCTATTCTGATTCTGAGCCAAATATATGAAACCTTGAAGATTTCTTAAGCGAgagacgaaaaaaattttgaaaatcgagtcATACATCACAGAGATAATCGAccgaatagaaaaataatgccttttttgatttttgatttttcaactttgagcgTTTGTTAATTGGTTTGtttaagtttaattttaattctgttttttttaatagactCAGAATTTGACGCTGAATTCAAAtatgtaagatttttttccagctttaaaaatgaaaaagttatgaaaaaaaactaacatttcaTCTCCTCATcaaagttttcgaaatatcttttatgtttttacattttctttttaaaattgaaaaatcttttcagCATATTTCTTTCATCTtagagaaactgaaaattcagcgCCCAGGGCGctaaataattattcaaaatttttaaattagaaacaaCTCCTTAGCATATTCCATCAATCTTAGAAATAGTTCAAATCAGCGACGAAGGCGCTGAATAAgtcttcaaagttttaaattagaaacaaCTCCTTAGTATGTTtctttatttcagaaactttgaaaaattcagcgcCGAAGGCGCTGATAACTCttaggaatttttgaatttagaacAACTCCttagaatatttttctaatcttAGAGAAGATTCAACTTAGCgcccaaataatttttaagaatatttCAATGTGAAACAACTCCTTAGAATATTTCTTTAATCTTAGAGGAACTGAAAACTAAAGCGCCGGAGCCgctaaatgatttttcaaaatattaaattagaaacaaatctttggaatatattttgaatttcaaggtGAACACACTTAACCCCAACACAGGTTTGAGGCAAAGCCGAGAACCTGCGCCAGCTACCTTGTTGATACTTTAGAGCGAAATAACCCTATCCCCACTCCCGAAGGGATAGCGCACTTTGTGCGCtagtcttaaaaattttttttttaattgaaggtttacaaacaaatttgaacttttaaaaagcttTGCTATGTAGGAAAAAGGATACTCAATTCAAGAAATGGTatgtagaaaaatcgatttaaaaaaagttttttgatttttgatttttaattttaaaagtttagtcccaataattcaataaagtttttccagaaatagagcaaattcgaaaaatagctGAGCTAATGGGCAATCCAACGGAACCGGACGAAGTTTCGGATGAAAAAGACGATAGTTCTGAATCAGACTACtagttgctgaaaaaataatttataagtTTATTTTAGTCACATTGTTGAtagttataaatatttttttgaaataaaaaaaaccaaaaatgtgttttttgcactgaaaatgttGCGTTGGCTCAGTTGCAGGGTAAACCCATCAATTCATAACTTCAGCAAGAAGTCCAAATTGTGTTAAGTTCGAGATCCCTTTAGAAAGCAATCTTGCacttattttactttttcttaaatctacagttcaaattattaaacaaaaatatctgaaatcaAGAAAAGTTTATCTTCACGGATGCTGAAAGTTTATAGACTTGTGGAAGTGTTCTATGATCACTTCTCATGTTGCACTGAGTGGACTTTGGAGACGTGCATAAAGCGCATGACTCTAACGCCCACGCGGCCTCTGAGCAGGGAGCGTCACGCCCTCACGAGTATATAAGCCGACTAGAGAATAACATCCTCAGTCGAGAAAGACCTTGCCTGCTGGCGCCGGACGAAAGTAAGACTCTCGTCGTCTGGCACAGCAACGACTCAATAAATGCTTTAGCACACAATCAAAGTGTTTTTGCATGATGTTTAACCATAAGCTGTGGCACCGGTTTATGACCGTTAACAGACTCCTCCAGTATATAAGGT containing:
- the Y37F4.3 gene encoding Saposin B-type domain-containing protein (Confirmed by transcript evidence), whose protein sequence is MKIVIFCLILGTIIQGYVAENFWETACSQCNVYVDMWLPENADSFFVLSDLVIKNTCSKFPGNIDDPCYTLINLPVRFTYNTFWTFLSPFRELICVAFCSSQ
- the Y37F4.4 gene encoding Signal recognition particle-docking protein FtsY (Predicted) — protein: MMLQKAHEVLEALVLLGQKLRKEVHPNADEQQPTVPAPAATPAQIEQQPEVPAPAPTVPDVQQPVLVPETAQLVPPSATLFYFIKLFSIVKNTRIC
- the Y37F4.2 gene encoding Sec-independent protein translocase protein TatA (Partially confirmed by transcript evidence), which codes for MLFIGIHSLLFRENWSKVGGVEYEGNLKIKVEVVGNKAKLSENEIEQIRKIAELMGNPTEPDEVSDEKDDSSESDY